The following coding sequences are from one Manduca sexta isolate Smith_Timp_Sample1 chromosome 7, JHU_Msex_v1.0, whole genome shotgun sequence window:
- the LOC115441397 gene encoding AT-rich interactive domain-containing protein 2 isoform X1, whose protein sequence is MAKSQINTKSKNYLKDRDVFLKELKQFNESKNIPIRPPVVNGIEIDLYHFYTLVQQRGGIWKVNLNDTWETFLKPLKLPHPCINGSTLLRRIYTTYLEKYERAKGPPGRDDDNDLDEDPRRGRGGGMPRITFGGGTYISASGEALRSGNRAAAPYERLALSLLSPMPNEQDFAVNVCTVLAADDSNRLPLGTTPHILDFLLAHAGVYNHSSLRDTIGRSYAEARGCFPDEFWQKRAGGGGARELADETKFMQPGVEQPDLVVQALAAQHSLADCLAGNDDDDRSLSDKLVEEEVLEDWVTEPSEENQLFAPEFPGGASCVFTQRVIQIASIVRSLSFHEENVQYLAKNTTLIRFLLLCANCWVGSLRQSGLDTLGNVAAELIIKEPATCLISRHVLSTVQAALVCADRARVLAALELLNKLAQNEANEDALLKALEAKVYADVCALLTMRDIMVVVCTLECVYALTSLGDRASEAVARVPGLVNTLVALVTVEAQSYGPRACILMRVVETVSGPQPEREQEQKPTHPHLQSQTPVKQPPEQVQTMTSVPPVTTTSATVTTPAPVTTLQQSHMQQRTVQENEHFAQAWLRSSYEPLPPADNSACDAAELYRQYLACCSKLQRKGVIAPAHFPRLVRTVFGGTVGPNTITTPAGESQQVYIGIRSRNIQNRTPPPAGPSSPILKAQLTNKPSVEVKPPVSQAQSVHQASSAPAHPQLSQALEAGSGGGAGVGGVPGVSGAAGGNNTSLIKHLLAHKVSPAPHAQVAQRQQNQHRGPAPPSTVVVPSNQQQAMDVDPETLIKCTTITPGGVASSTPAVPEKATNPTEEVIVPKEDPVQIQMDEQAQLTIKTAQNKMLADLLEKKSNPPVQVVQMAQQINAPTIQITETGQIVQVKTDATPIIQISDSGLVTQGNQYFQIKNEQGQLIQIKNEQGQIIQLKSDQLPPQLIQFKNEQGQLVQMKNEGPLLPALVPTKNEKDQMVDTVVTDHSYTEPPAKKVKVEDKRELFQCLSPQEAVSKTAANLYAALAASAVQDEEDLMPPKQDSVEAIQPSVLMAGPGDNASVILPESILQVQQAGIQVQQPTLQVQQPTLQVQQPTLQVQASAIQVQQPLQVQQPMLQVQPMDVQNIIASQSGQLILQEKTIATQPTQYVQQPMQIIATPSTSQGLSYIAQNLPGNMMQKTIIIVQGPTGGGPLTLTVNNPGGLDEATLNSLIAQATEAITQQQIIQNTGVIQSAQRVIVSQPALVSTSQPIAVVKTAIAQNTPQITPSQQPIITTQPQPHKAQLVNQPQAQQIVVQKQPPTLISTSSSNQLMQSTPQLIQSTPQLIQGNQQILQSNQQLLQTTPPLLQSNQPLLQGNQQLLQANQQLIQGSQQLIQGSQQIIAVSNNQQIIMNAPLKQNVHRVVQPPRSQTPVAASTVSQASVAQSEPKNTVIQSIAKTQPVLRQVITRQPVMVGNTKIGDKELVVTQPTAGPEKPPTPKPPKPTVTPPPQMSQTPTPTPAQAPAHDDTPWICHWRGCGKSFNNASEVWSHCARRHAPGGAGGEAPCLWLDCDRVPRRTFALLNHLSDKHCTPQALKAIHNSRRRAAPDTEGNKPVSLGYPPNAALAALNKHAADMFNPRELMHRAEKSRTPEQLDENEGPVTKSIRLTAALILRNMVIYSNTGRRQLRSHEAHLSTIALSSVEASRTIAQVLYDMDHI, encoded by the exons gtGAACCTAAATGACACTTGGGAGACATTTTTAAAACCACTGAAACTTCCGCATCCTTGCATCAATGGTTCTACGTTATTGAGAAGGATATATACAACCTATTTGGAGAA atatgaaCGTGCGAAAGGGCCGCCAGGCAGAGATGACGACAATGACCTCGACGAGGACCCGAGGCGCGGGCGTGGCGGTGGAATGCCCAGAATTACCTTTGGTGGTGGTACATATATTTCAG cATCAGGCGAAGCGCTACGTTCGGGTAATCGTGCAGCAGCGCCATACGAAAGATTGGCTCTTTCACTGCTCTCTCCGATGCCCAACGAACAAGACTTTGCGGTTAATGTGTGTACAGTGCTCGCTGCTGACGATTCCAACAGGCTGCCTCTTGGCACCACACCGCATATATTGGACTTTTTGCTAGCTCATGCTGGTGTTTATAATCACT CAAGTCTACGTGACACGATAGGCCGTTCTTACGCCGAAGCTCGCGGTTGCTTCCCCGATGAGTTCTGGCAGAAGCGTGCAGGAGGAGGTGGTGCTAGGGAACTGGCAGACGAGACCAAATTCATGCAGCCAGGAGTGGAGCAGCCCGACTTGGTGGTACAGGCGCTTGCTGCTCAGCACTCGTTGGCCGACTGTCTCGCAGGAAATGATGACGATGATCGGTCACTTAGTGATAAACTTGTTGAAGAG gaGGTGTTAGAAGATTGGGTGACGGAACCATCTGAGGAAAACCAGCTGTTTGCTCCAGAATTTCCCGGTGGAGCCTCGTGCGTGTTCACTCAGAGGGTCATACAGATCGCGTCTATAGTCAGGTCACTCTCCTTCCACGAGGAGAATGTGCAGTATCTTGCCAAGAACACGACACTTATTAG gtTTTTGCTCCTCTGTGCAAATTGTTGGGTTGGCTCACTACGGCAGTCTGGATTGGATACACTTGGGAATGTAGCTGCAGAGCTTATTATAAAG GAGCCGGCGACGTGCCTGATCTCGCGGCACGTGCTGTCGACGGTGCAGGCGGCGCTGGTGTGCGCGGACCGCGCGCGCGTGCTGGCGGCGCTGGAGCTGCTCAACAAGCTCGCGCAGAACGAGGCCAACGAGGACGCGCTGCTCAAGGCGCTGGAGGCCAAG GTGTACGCGGACGTGTGCGCGCTGCTGACAATGCGCGACATCATGGTGGTGGTGTGCACGCTGGAGTGCGTGTACGCGCTGACGTCGCTGGGCGACCGCGCGAGCGAGGCGGTGGCGCGCGTGCCCGGCCTCGTCAACACGCTCGTCGCGCTCGTCACCGTCGAG GCTCAGAGCTACGGGCCCCGCGCGTGCATACTGATGCGTGTAGTGGAGACGGTCAGCGGGCCGCAGCCCGAGCGAGAGCAGGAGCAGAAACCGACGCACCCTCATCTACAG AGCCAGACGCCAGTGAAGCAGCCGCCGGAGCAGGTGCAGACGATGACGTCGGTGCCGCCCGTCACCACCACCAGCGCCACCGTCACCACGCCCGCGCCCGTCACCACGCTGCAACAGTCGCACATGCAACAGAGGACTGTGCAG GAGAACGAGCACTTTGCGCAAGCGTGGCTGCGGTCGAGCTACGAGCCGCTGCCGCCGGCCGACAACAGCGCGTGCGACGCCGCCGAGCTGTACCGCCAGTACCTCGCCTGCTGCTCCAAGCTGCAGAGGAAGGGCGTCATTGCGCCCGCGCACTTCCCGAGACTCGTCAG GACGGTATTTGGCGGTACAGTCGGCCCGAATACAATCACTACGCCGGCGGGAGAGAGTCAACAGGTGTATATCGGGATCAGATCGAGAAATATACAGAATAGAACGCCGCCGCCTGCGG GACCGTCATCCCCGATACTGAAAGCTCAGTTGACGAACAAACCATCTGTAGAAGTGAAACCGCCAGTCTCGCAAGCGCAG TCGGTGCATCAGGCGTCGTCTGCGCCTGCGCATCCGCAGTTGTCGCAGGCTCTGGAGGCGGGTAGTGGGGGTGGCGCGGGGGTGGGGGGTGTCCCGGGGGTGTCGGGGGCGGCGGGGGGCAACAACACGTCCCTCATCAAGCACCTACTGGCGCACAAAGTAAGCCCCGCCCCGCACGCGCAA gTCGCTCAACGACAGCAAAATCAACACAGAGGCCCGGCGCCACCCAGCACGGTCGTGGTACCGTCAAATCag CAGCAGGCTATGGACGTGGATCCGGAAACTCTGATCAAATGCACGACGATCACGCCCGGCGGTGTAGCGAGTAGCACGCCCGCTGTCCCAGAGAAG GCTACAAATCCCACCGAAGAGGTGATAG TCCCGAAAGAAGATCCGGTACAGATACAAATGGACGAACAGGCTCAGTTGACAATA AAAACAGCGCAAAATAAAATGCTCGCTGATCTACTGGAGAAAAAATCAAACCCACCAGTGCAAGTGGTACAGATGGCCCAGCAAATCAACGCGCCCACGATACAAATAACTGAGACGGGTCAAATAGTTCAAGTCAAAACAGACGCGACACCGATCATACAGATATCAGACTCCGGTCTAGTGACGCAAGGCAACCAgtattttcaaataaagaacGAGCAGGGACAACTCATTCAGATAAAGAACGAACAAGGTCAAATCATTCAGTTGAAGAGTGACCAACTGCCGCCACAGTTGATACAGTTCAAGAACGAACAGGGTCAGTTGGTTCAGATGAAGAACGAAGGGCCGTTGTTGCCGGCGTTGGTTCCGACGAAGAATGAGAAGGATCAGATGGTCGATACGGTTGTGACGGACCATTCGTATACAGAACCGCCTGCTAAGAAAGTGAAAGTGGAGGATAAGAGAGAG CTGTTTCAGTGCCTGTCGCCGCAAGAGGCCGTGTCCAAGACCGCTGCCAATCTGTACGCGGCGCTAGCGGCCTCCGCGGTACAAGACGAAGAGGATTTG ATGCCACCGAAGCAAGATTCGGTGGAAGCAATACAGCCTTCAGTTTTAATGGCAGGTCCTGGCGACAACGCGTCTGTTATTTTACCAGAATCGATTTTGCAG GTACAACAAGCGGGAATACAAGTACAGCAACCAACGTTACAAGTACAACAGCCAACGTTACAAGTCCAACAACCTACTTTACAAGTCCAAGCCTCTGCAATCCAG GTACAACAACCATTGCAAGTCCAACAGCCAATGTTACAAGTACAGCCCATGGATGTACAAAACATTATCGCTTCACAATCGGGACAGCTTATATTGCaag AGAAGACAATAGCTACCCAGCCGACGCAGTATGTACAACAACCGATGCAGATTATTGCAACGCCGAGCACCTCTCAAG GTTTGAGCTACATAGCGCAGAATTTGCCTGGTAATATGATgcagaaaactataataatagtTCAAGGACCAACTGGCGGTGGACCCTTAACACTGACG GTGAACAACCCAGGCGGGCTGGATGAGGCGACGTTAAACAGTCTTATTGCTCAGGCAACAGAGGCGATAACGCAACAGCAAATTATACAG AACACCGGCGTGATACAATCGGCACAGAGGGTGATTGTAAGTCAGCCCGCGCTAGTGAGCACGTCGCAACCGATCGCTGTGGTCAAAACGGCCATTGCTCAG AATACGCCGCAGATAACGCCAAGTCAGCAACCAATAATAACAACGCAACCGCAGCCGCACAAAGCGCAACTTGTCAACCAACCGCAAGCCCAACAAATTGTCGTCCAAAAACAACCGCCAACACTCATTAGTACGTCGTCTAGCAACCAACTGATGCAGAGCACCCCGCAGTTAATACAAAGCACACCGCAACTAATACAAGGAAATCAACAAATATTGCAGTCAAATCAACAATTGTTACAGACGACTCCGCCCTTGTTACAGTCAAATCAGCCACTATTACAGGGTAATCAACAGCTGTTACAGGCTAATCAACAGTTGATACAGGGTAGCCAGCAACTGATACAAGGTAGCCAGCAAATTATCGCCGTGTCGAACAACCAGCAGATAATAATGAATGCGCCGTTGAAGCAGAACGTTCATAGAGTTGTGCAGCCGCCGAGGAGTCAGACCCCTGTTGCTGCAAGTACGGTCAGCCAAGCGTCGGTGGCTCAGAGTGAACCCAAAAACACTGTCATACAGAGTATAGCG AAAACTCAACCGGTGTTGCGTCAAGTGATCACACGCCAGCCGGTGATGGTTGGCAACACAAAGATCGGTGATAAGGAACTGGTCGTCACTCAGCCGACCGCTGGACCAGAG AAGCCACCGACGCCAAAGCCTCCAAAGCCGACGGTGACGCCGCCGCCGCAGATGTCACAAACTCCTACGCCGACGCCTGCGCAAGCGCCGGCGCACGATGACACTCCCTGGATATGTCACTGGAGGGGATGCGGCaa GTCGTTCAACAACGCGAGTGAGGTGTGGTCCCACTGCGCGCGGCGGCACGcgccgggcggcgcgggcggcgaggCGCCGTGCCTGTGGCTCGACTGCGACCGCGTGCCCAGGCGCACCTTCGCGCTGCTCAACCACCTCTCCGACAAGCACTGCACGCCGCAG GCGCTAAAAGCGATCCACAACTCGCGGCGTCGCGCGGCGCCGGACACGGAGGGCAACAAGCCCGTGTCGCTGGGGTACCCGCCCaacgcggcgctggcggcgctcAACAAACACGCCGCCGACATGTTCAACCCGCGGGAGCTCATG CACAGGGCAGAAAAGAGTCGCACGCCGGAACAATTG GATGAAAACGAAGGCCCTGTAACGAAAAGTATAAGATTGACGGCAGCGCTGATCCTTAGGAATATGGTCATATACTCTAATACTGGGCGAAG acaACTACGCTCTCACGAAGCGCACCTGTCGACGATAGCGTTAAGCAGCGTAGAAGCGTCTCGAACGATTGCGCAAGTGTTGTACGACATGGACCACATATGA